One stretch of Jiangella gansuensis DSM 44835 DNA includes these proteins:
- a CDS encoding alpha-L-fucosidase has translation MPQKAPTTGPAARHRRTGRHGPRRRLRLLAAAATTLVSLLAAAAAVAPPTSASGATSAELDPGVAAADPPTGIDAVIPRPVGWSGTDGSVRLHDRSRLLVDPASRAETMLPAGVAEFPGPVSQPTQDLAALLQTEVAEVTGLTLPVTRAVKHPRPGDILVRLVDDPALGAEGYRWDSSAGTIVIEAATTNGLYYGSRTLLQLLEADPGHRDVAAGTATDVPTQAVRMVQLDAGRRYWSMDYLEDLVRRMGQLKLNTLFLHLSESEGFRLDSPRFPGLADPDSSYDRGDIERLKALGAQHHVQIMGGIDVPGHATHLSETFGIGMGSGENACTGAHTHSHLTANWIIDMTSDAAVEKTKEIVTEFAGWFDAPLFSIGADELPGQLASCPKVQQAIAADPELDTLGDMLSRYINGLDEAVTATGARTAIFSGIENMDSPRQDVNASVVHLTWENDSAEPEIPGHDEIAIGPFYLTPNNYHNLYPDVPWIYETWAPSTAPDMLGSGMPSWADYNFWADDLYFEDLMVLGRAALADRAWNGSAAPDTVADFTRRVEALADPVGTRPRPETPRVDDGAPSHHWTFDDAEYPDGWTWAGSPGNTIMVEDVAGDLPGTSYIINNPAVVPDGVTGEAFRFDHRRDGVGFGGVDVAEPWTVSTWVNLSADTPEQVLLASKDGALKLRQAGTGKVGFTEFGVADHSFEFTLPSARWVQLTWVATPGETTLYADGQRVGTVAASIPLPLRSIGTPSASLVGDLDELVTWDEALSAEQVAGHFAGYERPAWDFEPTVASLNSHETPQWFHDDKFGIFIHWGAYSVPAWGPRGSYAEWYWNYQNNPGSPTNTYHRDTFGADAVYDDFIGQWQAENFDPESWVRLFEDAGANYFVLTSKHHEGVALYDSPVSGRDTVNLGPGRDLAGELFAAAREHTDLRAGFYYSLYEWFNPSYTGQPARNPYTGAEVPYTGAPAVADYVGDYMLPQMRELIDQYDPDILWCDGQWEKPASYWQVAPVLADFYNGAKNRPEPKDVVVANRCKIQSGALDSLELDFQTPEYTVKPDIDPNKWESSRGIAHSYGYNRNEPVEDYLTSDELVDSLADIVSKNGNLLLNVGPQADGTIPELQEQRLRDIGAWLDVNGEAIYGTTYFNRAEEPASSVPIRYTVKDGTLYATALEWPGDTLTLGGDLPFGDDTRVTLLGSDGTPLSWSRTGDGTVEVRMPAEGAATTSSEHAFVFAISTPGVDALPRTTLAAPSEIPAGGSATVSATVTNPSSHPTGAGDLAIAAPEGWTVEPSTHDLPSLQPGESYTVPVALTVPDGAASTEYDLSATTTADGLTTAAHATVTVAVPNLSRGKPAEQVSLAWNGVPERAVDGNRDGVYGGNSVTHTAEPSNQAWWQVDLGVQADIETVEIYNRTDCCAARLSDFWVMVSPEPITTDSLEEARTAPGVTAVHVAGTAGRPSVIELPEGTQGRHVRVQLESAADPLSLAEVEVRGFPAGGS, from the coding sequence ATGCCGCAGAAAGCTCCGACCACTGGCCCCGCCGCCCGACACCGTCGGACCGGACGGCACGGTCCCCGCCGCCGGCTGAGGCTGCTGGCCGCCGCCGCGACCACCCTGGTCTCCCTCCTGGCGGCCGCGGCCGCCGTGGCGCCGCCCACGTCCGCGAGCGGCGCCACCTCCGCCGAGCTCGACCCCGGCGTAGCGGCGGCTGACCCGCCCACCGGCATCGACGCGGTCATCCCGCGCCCGGTCGGCTGGTCGGGCACCGACGGCTCGGTCCGCCTCCACGACCGGTCGCGGCTGCTCGTCGACCCGGCGTCGCGCGCGGAGACGATGCTGCCGGCCGGTGTGGCGGAGTTCCCCGGTCCGGTCTCGCAGCCGACGCAGGACCTGGCCGCGCTGCTGCAGACGGAGGTGGCCGAGGTCACCGGGCTCACGCTCCCCGTCACCCGGGCGGTCAAGCACCCACGGCCGGGGGACATCCTGGTGCGGCTGGTCGACGACCCCGCTCTCGGCGCCGAAGGCTACCGGTGGGACAGCTCCGCCGGGACGATCGTCATCGAGGCGGCCACCACGAACGGTCTCTACTACGGGTCGCGAACCCTGCTGCAGCTGCTGGAGGCCGACCCAGGACACCGCGACGTCGCGGCCGGCACGGCGACCGACGTCCCCACTCAGGCAGTCCGGATGGTGCAGCTGGACGCCGGCCGCCGGTACTGGTCCATGGACTACCTGGAGGACCTCGTCCGGCGCATGGGCCAGCTGAAGCTCAACACGCTGTTCCTGCACCTGTCCGAGTCCGAAGGGTTCCGGCTGGACAGCCCGCGCTTCCCCGGGCTCGCCGACCCGGACAGTTCCTACGACCGCGGCGACATCGAGCGCCTCAAGGCGCTGGGCGCGCAGCACCACGTCCAGATCATGGGTGGCATCGACGTGCCGGGACATGCGACGCACCTCAGCGAGACATTCGGCATCGGCATGGGCTCCGGTGAGAACGCGTGCACCGGCGCGCACACCCACTCGCACCTGACCGCGAACTGGATCATCGACATGACCAGCGACGCGGCGGTGGAGAAGACGAAGGAGATCGTGACGGAGTTCGCCGGCTGGTTCGACGCGCCGCTGTTCTCGATCGGCGCGGACGAGCTGCCCGGGCAGCTCGCGTCATGCCCGAAGGTCCAGCAGGCCATCGCCGCGGACCCGGAACTGGACACGCTGGGCGACATGCTCAGCCGCTACATCAACGGCCTGGACGAGGCCGTCACCGCGACCGGTGCCCGCACCGCGATCTTCAGCGGCATCGAGAACATGGACTCGCCCCGGCAGGACGTCAACGCCTCCGTCGTGCACCTGACCTGGGAGAACGACAGCGCCGAGCCGGAGATCCCGGGCCACGACGAGATCGCCATCGGGCCCTTCTACCTGACTCCGAACAACTACCACAACCTCTACCCGGACGTGCCCTGGATCTACGAGACCTGGGCGCCGAGCACCGCACCGGACATGCTCGGCTCCGGCATGCCCAGCTGGGCGGACTACAACTTCTGGGCCGACGACCTCTATTTCGAGGACCTCATGGTGCTCGGCCGGGCAGCACTGGCCGACCGCGCCTGGAACGGCTCGGCCGCGCCGGACACCGTCGCCGACTTCACCCGCCGGGTCGAGGCACTGGCCGACCCCGTCGGTACGCGGCCGCGGCCGGAGACCCCACGCGTCGACGACGGGGCGCCCAGCCACCACTGGACCTTCGATGACGCCGAGTACCCGGACGGCTGGACGTGGGCGGGCAGCCCCGGCAACACGATCATGGTCGAGGACGTCGCCGGCGACCTGCCCGGGACCAGCTACATCATCAACAACCCCGCCGTCGTCCCGGACGGCGTCACCGGGGAGGCGTTCCGGTTCGACCACCGCCGCGACGGCGTCGGGTTCGGCGGGGTGGACGTCGCCGAGCCGTGGACGGTGTCGACGTGGGTCAATCTCTCCGCCGACACGCCGGAGCAGGTGTTGCTGGCGTCGAAGGACGGCGCGCTCAAGCTGCGGCAGGCCGGCACCGGCAAGGTCGGCTTCACCGAGTTCGGCGTGGCCGACCACTCCTTCGAGTTCACCCTCCCCTCCGCGCGCTGGGTCCAGCTGACCTGGGTCGCGACGCCCGGCGAGACCACCCTGTACGCCGACGGCCAGCGGGTCGGCACCGTCGCCGCGTCGATCCCGCTGCCGTTGCGCTCGATCGGGACCCCCTCGGCCTCGCTGGTCGGCGATCTGGACGAGCTGGTCACCTGGGACGAGGCGCTGAGCGCCGAGCAGGTGGCCGGCCACTTCGCCGGGTACGAGCGGCCGGCCTGGGACTTCGAGCCCACGGTCGCGTCGCTCAACAGCCACGAGACGCCGCAGTGGTTCCACGACGACAAGTTCGGCATCTTCATCCACTGGGGCGCCTACTCGGTGCCGGCGTGGGGCCCGCGCGGCTCCTACGCCGAGTGGTACTGGAACTACCAGAACAACCCCGGCAGCCCCACCAACACCTACCACCGCGACACCTTCGGCGCGGACGCCGTCTACGACGACTTCATCGGTCAGTGGCAGGCGGAGAACTTCGACCCCGAGTCGTGGGTGCGGCTGTTCGAGGACGCCGGAGCGAACTACTTCGTGCTCACCAGCAAGCACCACGAAGGCGTGGCGCTCTACGATTCGCCGGTCAGCGGACGCGACACGGTGAACCTGGGGCCGGGCCGCGACCTCGCCGGCGAGCTGTTCGCCGCCGCCCGTGAGCACACCGACCTCAGAGCCGGCTTCTACTACTCGCTCTACGAATGGTTCAACCCGTCGTACACCGGCCAGCCGGCCCGCAACCCCTACACCGGGGCGGAGGTGCCCTACACAGGGGCTCCGGCTGTCGCTGACTACGTCGGCGACTACATGCTGCCGCAGATGCGGGAGCTGATCGACCAGTACGACCCGGACATCCTGTGGTGCGACGGGCAGTGGGAGAAGCCGGCCAGCTACTGGCAGGTCGCCCCGGTGCTGGCCGACTTCTACAACGGGGCGAAGAACCGGCCGGAGCCGAAGGACGTCGTCGTCGCCAACCGGTGCAAGATCCAGTCCGGTGCGCTGGACTCGCTGGAGCTGGACTTCCAGACGCCGGAGTACACCGTCAAGCCGGACATCGACCCGAACAAGTGGGAGTCCAGCCGCGGCATCGCGCACTCGTACGGCTACAACCGCAACGAGCCGGTCGAGGACTACCTCACCTCCGACGAGCTGGTCGACTCGCTCGCCGACATCGTGTCCAAGAACGGCAACCTGCTGCTCAACGTCGGGCCGCAGGCCGACGGCACCATCCCCGAACTGCAGGAGCAGCGGCTGCGCGACATCGGCGCGTGGCTGGACGTCAACGGCGAGGCCATCTACGGCACCACGTACTTCAACCGGGCCGAGGAGCCGGCGTCGTCGGTGCCGATCCGCTACACCGTCAAGGACGGCACGCTGTATGCGACGGCGCTCGAGTGGCCCGGCGACACCCTGACGCTCGGCGGCGACCTGCCGTTCGGCGACGACACCCGGGTCACCTTGCTCGGGTCCGACGGCACACCGCTGTCGTGGAGCCGGACCGGCGACGGCACCGTCGAGGTCCGGATGCCGGCCGAGGGTGCCGCGACGACCAGCAGCGAGCACGCGTTCGTCTTCGCGATCTCGACCCCAGGGGTCGACGCCCTCCCCCGCACCACCCTCGCCGCGCCGAGCGAGATCCCCGCCGGCGGGTCCGCGACCGTCAGCGCGACCGTGACGAACCCGTCGTCGCACCCCACCGGGGCCGGCGACCTGGCCATCGCCGCACCGGAGGGGTGGACCGTCGAGCCGAGCACCCACGATCTGCCGAGCCTCCAGCCCGGTGAGTCGTACACCGTGCCGGTCGCCCTCACCGTCCCCGACGGCGCGGCCTCGACCGAGTACGACCTGTCCGCCACCACGACGGCCGACGGGCTCACCACTGCCGCACACGCCACCGTCACCGTCGCGGTGCCCAACCTGTCCCGCGGCAAGCCCGCCGAGCAGGTGTCGCTGGCCTGGAACGGCGTGCCCGAGCGGGCCGTCGACGGCAACCGGGACGGTGTCTACGGCGGCAACTCGGTCACCCACACGGCCGAGCCGTCGAACCAGGCCTGGTGGCAGGTCGACCTGGGGGTCCAGGCGGACATCGAGACCGTGGAGATCTACAACCGGACCGACTGCTGCGCCGCACGGCTCAGCGACTTCTGGGTCATGGTCAGCCCGGAGCCCATCACCACCGACTCCCTGGAGGAGGCCCGCACCGCGCCGGGCGTGACCGCTGTGCACGTCGCCGGTACGGCGGGCCGTCCGTCGGTGATCGAGCTACCGGAGGGGACCCAGGGCCGCCACGTCCGCGTCCAGCTGGAGTCGGCGGCCGACCCGCTGTCGCTGGCCGAGGTCGAGGTGCGCGGTTTCCCGGCCGGTGGCTCCTAG
- the ald gene encoding alanine dehydrogenase, producing MLVGIPTEVKNNEYRVAITPAGVHEFVRNGHEVLVQAGAGLGSSVRDEEYQAAGARIVPDADAVWEAAELVCKVKEPVAEEYPRLRKGQMLFTYLHLAASRECTDALVESGTTAIAYETVETADGHLPLLAPMSEVAGRMATQVGAHVLERAQGGRGILLGGVPGVKAARVVVIGAGVAGMNAAVIAMGMQADVWVLDKNVARLRDVEELYGGTAQTIASNLFEIENAVVDADLVIGAVLVPGAKAPKLVSDDLVARMRPGSVLVDIAIDQGGCFESSRPTTHDDPTYRVHESIFYCVANMPGAVPHTSTYALTNVTLPYALELANRGWRNAAKADAALAKGVNVHDGGIVYQPVAAAHGLPVTPLASVLN from the coding sequence GTGCTGGTGGGCATACCGACCGAGGTCAAGAACAACGAGTACCGCGTGGCCATCACCCCGGCGGGGGTGCACGAGTTCGTGCGCAACGGGCACGAGGTGCTGGTGCAGGCCGGCGCGGGGCTCGGTTCGTCGGTGCGGGACGAGGAGTACCAGGCCGCCGGCGCGCGCATCGTGCCCGACGCCGACGCCGTCTGGGAGGCCGCCGAGCTGGTCTGCAAGGTGAAGGAGCCGGTGGCCGAGGAGTACCCGCGGCTGCGCAAGGGCCAGATGCTCTTCACGTACCTGCACCTGGCCGCCTCGCGGGAATGCACCGATGCCCTCGTCGAGTCGGGGACCACCGCCATCGCGTACGAGACCGTCGAGACCGCCGACGGCCACCTGCCGCTGCTCGCCCCGATGAGCGAGGTCGCCGGCCGGATGGCCACCCAGGTCGGAGCGCACGTCCTGGAACGCGCCCAAGGCGGCCGGGGCATCCTGCTCGGCGGCGTGCCGGGCGTGAAAGCGGCCCGAGTCGTCGTCATCGGCGCCGGCGTGGCCGGCATGAACGCCGCGGTCATCGCCATGGGGATGCAGGCCGACGTGTGGGTGCTGGACAAGAACGTCGCCAGGTTGCGCGACGTCGAGGAGCTCTACGGCGGGACCGCGCAGACCATCGCGTCCAACCTGTTCGAGATCGAGAACGCCGTCGTCGACGCCGACCTCGTCATCGGGGCCGTGCTGGTGCCCGGAGCCAAGGCGCCGAAACTGGTCTCCGACGACCTGGTGGCGCGGATGCGGCCGGGCAGCGTGCTCGTGGACATCGCGATCGACCAGGGCGGCTGCTTCGAGAGCTCACGGCCCACCACCCACGACGACCCGACGTACCGGGTCCACGAGTCCATCTTCTACTGCGTGGCCAACATGCCCGGAGCGGTGCCGCACACGTCGACGTACGCGCTGACCAACGTCACGCTGCCGTACGCGCTCGAGCTGGCCAACCGGGGCTGGCGCAACGCAGCCAAGGCCGACGCGGCGCTGGCCAAGGGCGTCAACGTGCACGACGGCGGCATCGTCTACCAGCCGGTCGCCGCCGCGCACGGCCTGCCCGTCACCCCGTTGGCGAGCGTGCTGAACTGA
- a CDS encoding site-specific tyrosine recombinase XerD, whose product MDITETALDRAVRGYLDHLAVERGLAANTLASYRRDLRRYAEFLRERGRDAPDKVEEADVTAFLRSLREGQEGRAALGASSAARTVVAVRGLHRFLHREGMSDADPASAVRPPTPPRRLPKAIPLAQVERLLDAASVGEGPRTLRDRALLEVLYGCGARISEAVGLDVDDLDAGSGTVLLRGKGGKDRVVPLGSYAWEAVDAYLVRARPALVATGRDAPSSRGRSAAGRDAPSGRGRGTAGAGNPALFLNARGGRLSRQSAWAVLRTAAGRAGLSTTVTPHTLRHSFATHLLEGGADVRVVQELLGHASVTTTQVYTLVTVDQLREVYVAAHPRARSSAAR is encoded by the coding sequence ATGGACATCACCGAGACAGCGCTCGATCGCGCCGTCCGCGGCTATCTCGACCACCTCGCCGTCGAACGCGGCCTGGCGGCCAACACTCTCGCCTCCTACCGTCGCGACCTGCGCCGCTACGCCGAGTTCCTGCGCGAACGCGGCCGCGACGCACCGGACAAGGTCGAGGAGGCGGACGTGACGGCGTTCCTGCGCAGCCTGCGGGAAGGGCAGGAGGGTCGCGCGGCGCTGGGCGCCAGCTCCGCGGCTCGCACCGTCGTGGCCGTCCGTGGGCTGCACAGGTTCCTGCACCGCGAGGGCATGTCCGACGCCGACCCCGCCAGCGCAGTCCGGCCGCCCACCCCGCCGCGCCGGCTGCCCAAGGCCATCCCGCTGGCGCAGGTGGAGCGGCTGCTGGACGCGGCGTCCGTGGGCGAGGGGCCGCGGACCCTGCGCGACCGGGCGTTGCTGGAGGTGCTGTACGGGTGCGGGGCCCGCATCTCCGAGGCGGTCGGCCTGGACGTCGACGACCTCGACGCCGGCTCCGGCACCGTGCTGCTGCGCGGCAAGGGCGGCAAGGACCGCGTCGTCCCGCTCGGCAGTTACGCCTGGGAAGCCGTCGACGCGTACCTGGTGCGGGCGCGTCCGGCGCTGGTCGCGACCGGCCGGGACGCGCCTTCCAGTCGAGGACGGAGTGCGGCTGGCCGAGACGCGCCTTCCGGTCGAGGACGGGGAACGGCCGGCGCGGGTAACCCGGCGCTGTTCCTCAACGCCCGCGGCGGGCGGCTCTCGCGGCAGAGCGCGTGGGCGGTCCTGCGCACCGCCGCTGGCCGGGCGGGCCTCTCCACCACCGTCACCCCGCACACGCTGCGGCATTCGTTCGCCACCCACCTGCTCGAGGGCGGCGCCGACGTCCGGGTGGTCCAGGAACTCCTCGGACATGCCTCGGTCACCACCACGCAGGTGTACACGCTGGTGACGGTCGACCAGTTGCGCGAGGTCTATGTGGCCGCGCACCCGCGTGCCCGCAGCTCTGCGGCGCGGTAG
- a CDS encoding ParA family protein has protein sequence MPFDTEPELDLGPTRRVPVDFPKPPQLDRHGPARIVAMCNQKGGVGKTTTTINLGAALADYGRRVLLVDFDPQGALSVGLGLDAHDLDLSIYNVLMDPSLRAADILQKTPIEGMDLLPANIDLSAAEIQLVTEVGREQALGRILAPLVSDYDIMLVDCQPSLGLLTVNALTAADGVIVPLECEYFALRGVALLQETIQKVRDRLNPRLEIEGLLATMYDSRTVHGREVLSRLIEAFGDKVFHTVIGRTVRFPETTVAGLPITSFAPSSRGASAYRQLAREVLARWDTAQS, from the coding sequence CTGCCGTTCGACACCGAGCCCGAGCTCGATCTCGGACCCACGCGCCGTGTGCCGGTCGACTTCCCGAAGCCGCCGCAGCTGGACCGGCACGGTCCGGCCCGCATCGTGGCCATGTGCAACCAGAAGGGCGGCGTCGGGAAGACGACCACCACCATCAACCTGGGCGCCGCGCTGGCCGACTACGGCCGCCGGGTGCTGCTGGTCGACTTCGACCCCCAGGGTGCGCTGTCGGTTGGGCTCGGACTGGACGCGCACGACCTCGACCTGTCCATCTACAACGTGCTGATGGACCCGTCGCTGCGGGCCGCCGACATCCTGCAGAAGACGCCCATCGAGGGCATGGACCTGCTGCCGGCCAACATCGACCTGTCCGCGGCCGAGATCCAGCTGGTCACCGAGGTGGGCCGGGAGCAGGCGCTGGGTCGCATCCTGGCGCCGCTGGTGTCGGACTACGACATCATGCTGGTCGACTGCCAGCCGTCGCTGGGCCTGCTGACGGTCAACGCGCTGACCGCCGCCGACGGCGTCATCGTCCCGCTGGAGTGCGAGTACTTCGCGCTGCGCGGGGTGGCGCTGCTGCAGGAGACCATCCAGAAGGTCCGCGACCGGCTCAACCCGCGGTTGGAGATCGAGGGCCTGCTGGCCACCATGTACGACTCCCGGACGGTGCACGGCCGCGAGGTGCTGTCGCGGCTCATCGAGGCGTTCGGCGACAAGGTCTTCCACACGGTCATCGGCCGTACCGTCCGGTTCCCCGAGACCACCGTCGCCGGACTGCCCATCACCAGCTTCGCGCCGTCGTCGCGGGGGGCCTCGGCCTACCGCCAGCTCGCCCGTGAGGTCCTGGCGCGCTGGGATACGGCGCAGTCGTGA
- a CDS encoding segregation and condensation protein A: MSDTATLVVEPEQDEGSGFEVHLANFEGPFDLLLTLIAKHKLDVTEVALSQVTDEFIAYIKDADWDLDETSEFLVVAATLLDLKAARLLPSGEVEDEDDLALLEARDLLFARLLQYKAYKEVAGVLAARLADESLRYPRAVGLEERYSDLLPEVVIGITPQELAQLAAKVLTPKVPPTVGLTHLHQPSVSVREEAVVVVDRLRRSRVLTFRALASDCPTTLHVVARFLSLLELYREKAVAFEQVTALGELTVRWTGDDDDEVTVGAEFDEGDEAPVAEDAVHD; encoded by the coding sequence GTGAGCGACACCGCCACGTTGGTCGTCGAGCCGGAGCAGGACGAGGGCTCCGGCTTCGAGGTCCACCTCGCCAACTTCGAGGGGCCCTTCGACCTCCTGCTGACGCTCATCGCCAAGCACAAGCTCGACGTCACCGAGGTGGCGTTGTCCCAGGTCACCGACGAGTTCATCGCGTACATCAAGGACGCCGACTGGGACCTCGACGAGACCAGCGAGTTCCTCGTCGTCGCCGCCACCCTGCTCGACCTCAAGGCCGCCCGGCTGCTGCCCAGCGGCGAGGTCGAGGACGAGGACGACCTCGCCCTGCTCGAAGCGCGCGATCTGCTGTTCGCGCGGCTGCTGCAGTACAAGGCGTACAAGGAGGTCGCGGGTGTCCTCGCGGCCCGGCTGGCCGACGAGTCGCTGCGGTATCCGCGCGCGGTCGGGCTGGAAGAGCGCTATTCCGACCTGCTGCCCGAGGTCGTCATCGGCATCACCCCGCAGGAGCTGGCCCAGCTGGCCGCGAAGGTGCTCACCCCGAAGGTGCCGCCCACGGTCGGCCTGACCCACCTGCACCAGCCCAGCGTCAGCGTGCGCGAGGAAGCGGTGGTCGTCGTCGATCGGCTGCGCCGCTCCCGCGTGCTCACCTTCCGTGCGCTGGCGTCGGACTGCCCGACCACCTTGCACGTGGTGGCCCGCTTCCTGTCGCTGCTGGAGCTGTACCGCGAGAAGGCGGTCGCGTTCGAGCAGGTGACCGCGCTGGGCGAGCTGACGGTGCGCTGGACCGGCGACGACGATGACGAGGTCACGGTCGGCGCGGAGTTCGATGAGGGCGACGAAGCGCCCGTCGCGGAGGATGCGGTCCATGACTGA
- the scpB gene encoding SMC-Scp complex subunit ScpB, which translates to MTDHTGAGAESASAHGDEPTLRASVEAILLVVDEPIDVVTLAQVLEEPRDDVAAVLRELAEEYGAPGRGFELREVGGGWRFYTHAACAPVVERFVLDGQHAKLSQAALETLAVVAYRQPVSRARVSAIRAVNCDGVMRTLTARGLVVDAGVDPETGATLYRTTPYFLERLGMASLDELPPLAPYLPDPDAIEDRDTEHA; encoded by the coding sequence ATGACTGACCACACCGGTGCCGGGGCGGAGTCCGCTTCCGCGCACGGCGACGAGCCGACGCTGCGGGCGTCGGTCGAGGCGATTCTGCTCGTGGTGGACGAGCCCATCGACGTCGTCACCCTCGCCCAGGTGCTGGAGGAGCCGCGCGACGACGTCGCGGCCGTCCTGCGCGAGCTGGCCGAGGAATACGGCGCGCCAGGTCGCGGCTTCGAGCTGCGTGAGGTCGGCGGCGGCTGGCGGTTCTACACGCATGCCGCATGCGCGCCCGTCGTCGAACGGTTCGTGCTGGACGGCCAGCACGCCAAGCTCAGCCAGGCCGCGCTCGAGACGCTCGCCGTCGTCGCCTACCGGCAGCCGGTCAGCCGGGCGCGGGTGTCCGCCATCCGCGCCGTGAACTGCGACGGCGTCATGCGCACCCTCACCGCCCGGGGATTGGTCGTCGACGCCGGTGTCGATCCGGAAACCGGCGCGACGCTGTACCGCACCACGCCCTACTTCCTGGAACGCCTCGGCATGGCCTCGCTCGACGAGCTGCCGCCGCTGGCGCCGTACCTGCCCGACCCCGACGCGATCGAGGACCGTGACACCGAACATGCCTGA
- a CDS encoding pseudouridine synthase encodes MPDDEPQGIRLQKVLAAAGVGSRRASEALIAAGRVEVDGKVVRTLGTRVDPARAVIKVDGSRITTAEAGLVYLALNKPTGVVSTMNDPEGRPDLTGYVLGRKERLFHVGRLDADTEGLILLTNDGELAHRLAHPSYEVLKTYVAEVPGPIAPSLGRQLRAGIDLDDGPVRVDGFRVVGRSGTRVMVEVILHEGRKHVVRRLLDAVGHPVKRLVRTHLGPVAMGELRPGNTRKLTPEEVAALYRDVGL; translated from the coding sequence ATGCCTGACGACGAACCCCAGGGAATCCGGCTGCAGAAGGTCCTGGCCGCGGCCGGCGTGGGCAGCCGCCGCGCCAGCGAGGCCCTGATCGCCGCCGGCCGGGTCGAGGTCGACGGCAAGGTGGTGCGCACCCTCGGCACCCGCGTCGACCCCGCCCGCGCGGTCATCAAGGTCGACGGCTCCCGCATCACCACCGCCGAGGCCGGGCTCGTGTACCTCGCGCTGAACAAGCCCACCGGCGTGGTCAGCACCATGAACGACCCCGAGGGCCGGCCCGACCTGACCGGCTACGTGCTCGGCCGCAAGGAGCGGCTCTTCCACGTCGGCCGGCTCGACGCCGACACCGAGGGCCTGATCCTGCTCACCAACGACGGCGAGCTGGCCCACCGGCTGGCCCACCCGTCGTACGAGGTGCTGAAGACGTACGTGGCCGAGGTGCCCGGGCCGATCGCGCCGTCCCTCGGCAGGCAGCTGCGCGCCGGTATCGACCTCGACGACGGCCCGGTCCGCGTCGACGGGTTCCGCGTCGTCGGCCGCTCCGGCACCCGGGTCATGGTCGAGGTCATCCTGCACGAGGGCCGCAAGCACGTCGTGCGCCGGCTGCTCGACGCCGTCGGGCACCCGGTGAAGCGGCTGGTCCGCACCCACCTCGGCCCGGTCGCCATGGGCGAGCTGCGGCCCGGCAACACCAGGAAACTGACCCCCGAGGAAGTCGCCGCCCTCTACCGCGACGTCGGCCTCTAG
- the aroH gene encoding chorismate mutase: MTVRAIRGATQLDADEAGHLLERTAELMTEVLDRNDLTPDDVISIFLTATPDLSSAFPAAAVRNLGITDVPMMCAQEIGVKGALPRVVRLMAHVESDRPRSGIRHVYLHGTTVLRDDLAGDR; encoded by the coding sequence GTGACTGTGCGTGCGATACGCGGCGCCACCCAGCTCGATGCCGACGAGGCCGGGCATCTGCTGGAGCGGACCGCCGAGCTGATGACCGAGGTCCTGGACCGCAACGACCTGACGCCGGACGACGTCATCAGCATCTTCCTGACCGCCACCCCGGACCTGAGCTCGGCCTTCCCGGCCGCGGCCGTGCGCAACCTCGGGATCACCGACGTGCCGATGATGTGCGCGCAGGAGATCGGGGTGAAAGGTGCGCTGCCGCGCGTGGTGCGGCTGATGGCGCACGTCGAGAGTGACCGCCCGCGCTCGGGCATCCGGCACGTCTACCTGCACGGCACGACGGTGCTGCGCGACGACCTCGCGGGGGACCGCTGA